The Syntrophorhabdales bacterium genome segment TGCCTGCATTCCTTCCCCTGGCGCCCAAGCTTCTTGCCCAGGTGGGCGGCTCTGACTTGATGGCGCTCATATCTTCTATCATTGTCTGCGGGTTTGTGGTTGATCTGAGCCCGCTCTCAACGACCGGCGCGGTTTTCATTGCAAACGCAGGGCCCAAGGCGGATAAGCCGAAACTCTTCCGTAACATGCTCATCTGGGGTCTATCGATGTCGGTGGTCGGCGCAATTGTCTGCTGGCTCGCATTCACGGTTTTGGGACTTCCTTAACGGAGCTCTCGCATAGTTCGATGTTAAACGGAGGTATGCTGCTATGATAAACGTAAGCGTTACATTGGCTCTCCTGCTCTTCGTGGGCCTGACTGTATTATCCACAACGTCGCACGCTGCAGCCGGATCGCGTCCGTTTCTGATCTCGGCAATCCACTTCGACGCGGAATTGAAGGCAGGAAAAATGTCGGTTCTCGATCTCGCACCACTGGCGGTCAAGTATGGAGCGCAGGGTGTCGAGTACAGGGATATTTACTGGAAAGAGAAGGGCAGAGAACTCTTTGCGGTGCGGGATCAGGTGAAGCGCCTGGGTCTTGTCGTCACTTACACCACGACCGTCACGCTTTTCAGCAATGACCGCGAGAAGCAGAAACAACTGCTCACCGATATCGAGGACACGAAAGCGCTCGGCGCACCCTTGCTTCGCGTCAACCTCGGGATCCGACCAACTACCGAGCAGGATGCAGCCGGCCAGCGCGACGCCGCGAGGAAAGCCATCGAACATGCAGCGAGCCTGGGCGTGCTTCTTGCCCTCGAGAACAATTCGGCGCCGCCCGGAGAGAAGCTTTACGACATCAAGGCTACGCTTGAGGAGTATAGATCGGGAACGCTGGGAACCAATATTGATTTCGCAAACTACGCGACGACCAGCCAGGATCCTGTCGAAGCGATTCGGGCGCTTGCACCTTATATTATCTACGCCCATGCAAAAGATGCGAAAAAAAGTGAAGGGACCTGGAAGACCACATACCTGGGCGGAGGCGCGCTGCCACTCAGGCAAATTCTTGCTGCGCTGGATGCTACCGGTCGCAGTTTCCTTCTCTGCCTCGAGTTCCCCGGGAGCGGGGATCCCGAGGGGGGACTCGCAAAAAGCAAGGAGTTTCTTGCAAGCAGTAAATGAGAACTGAGTTGTTACAAGAGAGGTGTAGATATGACCTTCAAGTCCGGACGCCATTTTCTGCAGATACCGGGACCCACCAACGTTCCTGACCGTGTGCTTCGCTCTCTGTCACAACCCGTCATTGACCACAGGGGGCCGGAATTCAGCCGCCTGTCCCTTGAAGTTCTGGATGGGCTCAAGAAAATTTTTAAGACATCCGGCGCTGTTGTCGTCTATCCTTCATCGGGGACGGGAGCATGGGAAGCCTCCCTTGCGAACACGCT includes the following:
- a CDS encoding TIM barrel protein — encoded protein: MINVSVTLALLLFVGLTVLSTTSHAAAGSRPFLISAIHFDAELKAGKMSVLDLAPLAVKYGAQGVEYRDIYWKEKGRELFAVRDQVKRLGLVVTYTTTVTLFSNDREKQKQLLTDIEDTKALGAPLLRVNLGIRPTTEQDAAGQRDAARKAIEHAASLGVLLALENNSAPPGEKLYDIKATLEEYRSGTLGTNIDFANYATTSQDPVEAIRALAPYIIYAHAKDAKKSEGTWKTTYLGGGALPLRQILAALDATGRSFLLCLEFPGSGDPEGGLAKSKEFLASSK